The stretch of DNA CTGACCTGTGCCCTCCCAATTCACATAATCGTCCAAAGTAGAGGTAAGATAACATGATCCCATGTCTACTAAATATTCACAGGACCTAGCACTTGTTGCACCTCTTATTCTAGATCATCTATTTGGGTTATTATGAACATGAATTTTAGTCATGCATTGCGATACAAAAAAGTATAAACAGTAATATCAGCTGGAGATGTCAAATTCCTTCTTTTAAAGAACTAGGTGTAGTTATATTTTTCTCTATATAGATATGATAATGTTTTAGTCAAAACATAATAAATTTATTCAAAGTAGCAACTTACGTAATTCTTTTGTCATGGAATATTAATACAATTTAGCTTAGATTGTTATCGCCATTGGCATGAAGCGTCTTCGTGGTTGTTAAAAGAAATCAATGTTCTTATTGCTACCTTCGTACATGTATACGTGGTCTCCATGATGGCATGCAATACATGTATACTTTGAGTTAACTTTCTTATACTTTAATAATGACAGGAGTAAGTAATTTAGAAGTATATATGTGGGTACTTTGATTATTTTTCAGAAAGGCAACTGTGGAGAATTTAGATGCAAATTTATAAGGTTATTAAGATTATTTTTATTAAATAATGATACATATGGATAATTTAGACAGATTTATGACATTTCTTTAGATTATTTTCGAGAATAACAATCGTTGCATGGATGCTTTAAAAATTCTAAAATTCTCTCTTTTTTTAGTACATCTCGTGGGGATATCGTTTGAGGCTCCAGAATTAGTAATAGTAATAAGATCCTAGTGATTGGTGAGATCAAGGATGACTATTGGTAATCTCAAAAAAAGGACAACTATTGACAAAAtattgaagattacaacaaacATCTCAGAGAAAGGCATCTATGAATCCAAGCATGATTTGCTCATAAATACATGATCAACGAGATCACCTCTTTGTCAATCTGGGCATAGTTTAACTGCTCTGATGATGGGTGCCCGCTAAACTGAAGAAAACTGTACCTAACCACCTCCCTGCCATCATACCCCCCCAACCATTGTTTCTGTGCTCATCTGTAGCAGGGACGGATGGTTAAAACTGTGGAGGTGGTCCCAAATGCCAGATGACTTAACTGGTCCGTGTGGTGACATCTAAGATGATTCTGAGCCATAGTCAAGCATTTCTTTTATGTTTAGCTTGATTGAAGGTCCCATGGATGAGCACAAGTATGCTGTTTTCCAGTATATCCCCTTAGCACCAGATGGCTTGTTCCTCTCAACAGAGCGCTGTCAATGGGGATGGCAAGATGTATGTCAACAAAGATCCTCAATAACATGAGCAGAGATAAGTGTTTATAGGAACAGAGATCATACCACAACAGCCATGAAGTTAGCGATAAGATCTTCTTCAGGAAAATCAACCTTGCCGAACGGAATATGGACAATTCCTGTTTTGTCAACTCTGTATTCGACTTTCCCCTTCTTGAACTCTTCGATAGCCTGGaaccattctcacaattagCATAATCTACTTCATTCAGCTCCAATGTCAATTATGGCTACAAGCACAGGATTAAAAATTTTATATGGTACATGATTCAAAGATACTCAACTTACAAACAAAATGTCATCTGGACCCTACTTTAACTGCCATTTTCGTGGTAGATCTATTATTATAGTAATAACAGTACCATTTGGCCAATCCAGAATTTCCAGACACTTTTATATAATGATGTGTACACTTAAAAATGTTTGATTTGCACACAAGCTAGCATGACTTATATTGTCGGTCTGAGAGGgtgggggagggagggagggagggagggtaaGGTTATTGCATAGGAGTGTCTGATTAGAAATTTATGATGTCACCAAAAGCTTAAGGAATAACTACTATCAAGACAATTATAACATAGAACTAGCAGCATCATGGAACCAAGGACTTTATGCTGACAAGGTTTGGTGTCCATTGTGGATAGTTCACTATGAGCATGCGTCAGAAGTTCAGAACCACAATATGTATCAAGGTCAGATGTGCCCTATTACTATATCAATTGTCAAAGTACACCAGCGGTCCTCAAACTTGTCACGCCATGTCATCCTGGTCCCCGAACTCGTAAAATGCAGATTTGGCTCCCTAAACTTAGCTTTGGGTGTCATTCAGGTCCCCAAACTCACAAATTGCATATTTGACTCCCTAAACTTAATTTGTCATCCAAGTCCCTAAATAAAAAATTGTATACTTGACCCTCTAAATTTGAGTTCGGATGCATATCATTTAggtccatgatttaatttaACCATCAATATCTAAAAATTACAATACAAGTTGAGTTTATTAGATTCCCATGAAAAAACATTCATAATTATTCCTTCATACAAATTATTTGTCAAACTATCACCATGCTGGCCACGTCAACCTAGTGTGAAGTGTCCATTGCCACTGTTGTTTACTGGCAACGTCAAAGCAATTAGCAATACTTGTTAGATGATGAGGTGGGACCAAACTCTCGCCAATGCTTACACGGGAGGGAGACATTATAGGGAAGGAGCTCGAAGATTGTGTTGCGAACAACGGCGAGAGCCATGGCTATGGGAAGAaagaaggtgtacatgtgtAAGTTTAGGGATTTAAATGTGTAATTTATAAGTTCGGGGACCGGGACGACACTCGACGATAAGTTTAGAGGGTCAAATATGCAATTTGCGAGTTTGAGGACCGGAACGACACCCTAAACCCTATTTTACAAGTTCGGGGACAGGAATGACACAATATGACAAGTTTGAGGACCGCTGGTGCGAAACACTTCACAAACTCAATATGAAACGAATCCCATTTTCCAAATGAATAACAAGATAGATAGTCATAGTCATTTTGAGTTTTTGGTACTTTGAGCCTTGATTCTGAAATAAACTGAACAGTGAACACTGGAAAAGATTTATGTCATAGTCGATCGCTCAATCAACTGCCTCAATACTTTTGTTAATTATTGTTGTCAATGTGCTTTGTGTTCCATTAGCGAGATGATCTGTGGAGTCAGGAGTTCATTAATATTATCACCAGTTTACTACCATAAACCAACATAGCTCCACATACTCCAATATCTGTATCGTATAATTTCCTCCAATTTGATCAGTAAATCCAACTTTTTCAGCTTTCTGAACTTTTGTTAGGAACAATGAAACAAGAAGCACGTGTTCAAGATAATACCATGCCTGAGCCTTTAATTGTTGAGATACAGGAAAGAAATGCAACAGACATAGGTAGGAAGGTATTAATATCTGAATCCTTAAAGTGCAGCTAAGTACTATAATGCCATGAACTTTTCAATCTTGTCAAAGTGCCCAGACCAAGTAATAAAGGAACAAATGATTTACAAGCAAATTGATGAAAAGTCAGGGGAACACAATCTTTATGACTTCCTCAATACCTGAGTAATGTTTGGAGAAACAGTGCCAGCTTTTGGGTTAGGCATCAGTCCTCTTGGTCCTAGAATCTTACCCAAGCCGGCAACCTGAAAAGTAAATAGAAATAAGTCAGCTTTGATAATCATTTCAAGTTTTCAACCAAAGCCCACATTGGAAGTTTCAATGAGCATGAAAAATATATAGAGATTTGAACATTTATTTTAGGCCTAGCTTTCAAACAATGAAACATCTCAATATGTGTTCCTGTATTAAAAAAATTAGATAGTTATAGGTAATCTATTTTACCTGACCAAAACAATGTTTTTAACAGTTTACCTGGCAAGACATAAAGACATATGTAAACGCAACTAAATATTTCATTTGAAATTTTTGCAGCTGCCTCCTATATGAAACTGAAATAAAAGCAGAATTTTTTCAGGGGTAGGGAGAAGGAAcagaaaaattagaaaaaaatgTCTGGCAAACAATGTTTCAGTGTATTCTTCCTAGAAGTATTCATAATGTGAAATTTTATACTAGTGCCAGGCCATGATAACTATTTGATCGAACTTCAGCTAAATGATTAATGAAATTGGAAGGGGATAGATTAAATTCATCAAGCAAGCAAATATTTCAATCATGAACAGCTAGTTCTACTTCATAGTGCATACCTTAGGCATCATATCAGGTGATGCAATCAATTTGTCAAACTCCATAAATCCTCCTTTTATTTGTTCAATCAAGTCATCTCCACCAACTATATCAGCTCCTGCAGCTCTAGCTTCATCTATCTTCTCACCTGTAAGGACAACAAACAATTATAATTATTTGAACTACTTAACTGACTCCTACTTTATGATCATAACAAGAAAAGCATGATTATGTGACACAAAGTAGTGTGAAAGACAAGTTCCAGTCATTCAACAAGGATATGCTCAACGGACAGCACAAAGTATAGCACCAAAGCCATGTATATTTCCAAGCCACTTCGTATAAATGCGAAGAGGTATCATGAAAATACTACATGGATGGGAGTCTTCTTTTGAGAGGTTCTCAAAGACAACTAGTATATCCCAACAAAATGATGTGATCTAATAGCCTAGTCCTTGATACAAGTACACAATACTAAGCAGAAATAAAGACAATCATGCTTCCGATTAAACCAATATTCATCCATGAGGAACAATATATTGTCAAGCAGAACAATCACACATATGAGCCACTAGCACAGCAATCCAATTAACCATGCATCATAGGCAGCAACTGACATGGATCCCCCGTAGAGTACTCTAAACAACATTTTCAATCACCACCCACCTTGTGTGAGGACCGCAATCTTCACCGACTGGCCTGTTCCCTTGGGCAAATTCACCTGTCCTCACCACGACCAACAAATCAAGGAACGCCACAGGACACAAGCAAACCGAACAGAACGACAGAAAAGAAGAAACGATACCGTGGCGCGGAGCTGCTGATCGTTGTACTTGGGGTCGAGGTTCATGCGGAAGTGCGCCTCCGCCGACTCTTTAAATTTCGCGCTGGCCATCTGCTTCATCAGCGAGATGGCGGTGGGCACGTCGTACTCCTTCTTGCTCTCCCTCAGCTTCTGAATCTCGAGGAACCTCTTCGACCTCGTCTGCGCACCCTCAAAAACCAGCACCGCGTCACCGACCATACAAAACCGCGCAAACAAAAGGAATCACATACGAGAATGGGGGGCCGGATGGCGTGCGTACGCGGTCGCGCTTGAGCGGCAGCGCGGCCTTGCCGGTGCGCGGCCGCGTGGGGGGCGTGAACgcggggccgcggccgcccTCGTACccgtcgtcctcgtcgtcgtcgtaccGGCCGCGCTGGTCGGCGtcgacctcctcctcctcgagcACGGCCCCCTGCGggtcggcgacggcggcggccgcggggcggCGGAACGCGAGGAGCAGCCGCGGGTAGGCGCGCAGCGAGGGCACGGAGGAGGGGAACAGCAGCGCGTTGGGCGCGGCCGGCGCCGTGCTGGCGGCCGGCGCGAGgagcgaggaggaggcggaggccgcAGCGGCTGTGGCcatggtggcggtggtggaggagcgGGGAGGCGGAGCAGATAAGAGGGAGTTGGAGGGATAGAAAGAGGAGCCGAAGTGGCAGCGCGCGCGGGTTATAGCCGATGATGGGGTGGCGCCCGGCCTCGGCGTTCACCGGATAGGGCCTGGGCGTGGGCGGGCTCGCTGTCGCAGGGTGACGGGAGCGGCGAGTGACTTTGGCTCCGGATTACGGTGATTTGGCTCGACAAATATGCCGGTTTGGGGCGGGGAGGGGTGTGGGTTCGTgtccgcgcgggcggcggggcgggcgtGGCGAAACGCAGCTAATTTGGCTGGGCCGAGACGCGTGCCGGTGTTCCGAGGCGTGGGAGAGGTGGGGGCGCCTGATTTGGGTCGGGCCCGACCCGAGCGCGGTGCCGAGGCGCGCGGGGCAGCCGGACAGGTGTGTGGCCGCGGCTGCCGTGTGGGAGTCGCCGGAGCGGCAGCGACGAGGGAGCCCGTGGCTGCGGCTGCGAGCTGTGCGAGAGCAACCTGCCCTGCTGCTTCTAGACTCTTGGTACCACGACACGAGTGCTCTTGTAGGATAGTACTTGGGTTTTCCCGGGGCAGTGTTGTACCGAGACTGGCAGCGTGACAGGTGAATCTTTTTTCATCCCTGAGGAGATTTTGTGGTTTGTGGTTCGGATGGGGTGATTGATGATTCGATATGATCGAGCTTATCCGTGATCGTTTTTCTGGTCCGAGTTTGTGCGTCCTTTGGTTCGTCCACCATTTCATGTGGATCCTAAGCGTTTGCTGGTGTGCCAACTGGGCTTTCAAGAGAACGACCCCCCTGGAGATGACTCTAATACGATAGGACGCGGCACGGAGCACGTGAAAGCTTTGTTCGCGAGCGCTGCGCGGAGTTAGGACAGCATGGTGCGGTCTGGTCGCTCCATCGGGCCGCCGGGATCGACCGACCAGGCCGCTAGCGGACGCGCGTTCGCATCCAGCAAACGGTGGGCCCGActtcctctttcttcttcctccgcattcttcttcctccattgAAGCACTGTCGCTACCCAACGGCCCATCTCCCCGCGGCCGACGGCGccccagccgcccgccgcgctccAGTCGGCCTCTCCCACCACCCGCAGCCCACAGCAACCTCGCCTGCGACCGAACCGCACACCAACCACCCACGCCGCCTCCACCACACCCTTCCAGACTCCGGTGTCCtcagcccccgccgccggcatgGGCCACCGGTTGTCCTACCCCGCCACAGTGGGCGGTGCGCTCACCACCCAGCCTCACATTCAGGCAAACCTGCTACCATCGTTGGGCCGCCGCAGCCCACACCCTTCTTCTATGATCGCCGGCCCCGGAATCCACCCGGCAACCCCTCAACCCTACCCCTAACCTGACGGGCGACGGTGGTCTGATTCCGGCGAACTCCGGCGGTAGCAGCACGCGCGCGCCGTCTAAGAATTTTGTGATTTATGGCTGCAAGTGGCCCGTATCGATGGGACAATTAGATCATTCGCAAAGAATTCTCTTTTTTGGTAATAAAAAAAACAGAGGGGCGCTGCTATATCGTGTACGACCTAGAAGCGTGTGAAAGGTTACGAGGTTGGGATTACATTGCTGTACGTAAAACTCGTACAACACGATTAATTAGATGGACACTGAACAAGACACACTCAGCCCGCCACCAGCTTGCTTCCTGAGCTCCATCTCCTCCTTGATCATTGCTATCACCCGCAAGGGCTGCTCAAATTTGCCATCTAAGATAAGATTCTCCTATCCTGTTCGTTCCATATGTTTCAGGCTATGTAGATGAGCAAATCCGCCATATATCTTCTCTGAACCAGGAGTTCCACCATTCTTCTCCAAATCAATTCCTAGTGTCGAAGTCAATTTCCCTACCCCAATTGCTGACTTGGACCCAAACCTGCTGCGCATTACAATGAACGCATAGATGAGCAGCTCCATTCATAAAGACTTCGATGCAAATTACCACGCAACAGTAATTCCATAACTTTTTAACTAAAAAGTGGAATCCGTATTTGAAATGGACTGGAGCCTGGAGGAAAGGATGTTTGGATACAAATGGTAATGTCCAAAGTGCTAAAATTTAGAACTAGTTCATCCAAATAAGGCTAATGAGGTGACCTAAACTTAAAACCTctagtaaaaatatatataagcGCTAGTACATGCTAAAATTTAGCATCTAACTTTAGTCCATGCAAACGTGCTCTAAGTTGCTCGATCACCGTAACTAATTGTTGCCAGCTGGTGTTTTTCTCCAGGGGATTGCATATCACCACGATCCGGCTTGCAGGGATGCAAGCAGGTTTGGCGAGAGCCGCAGGAAGATCGTTTTTGTTACGGTCTTCTTGAAAACTTGAAAATAAAAATGACCTACTTGCAAGCAGCTGCGTGCCCCGCCGTCTGCTCGCGGCTCCTCGTCCCGTCTTTTCTCGTTTGGGTTGGATTACTTGCGCACCGCGCGTCCAGGGAGGGTAGCTGTACATACAATCCGATGAAGCATCAGACACTATAAAAAAAAAATTTATAGAATGGTTTCGTTTTTTCTAATCAAACGCTCCTACAAATGAAGCGTGGTTATGGTAGCATCCGACCCGCTTCTAGAAAAGTATTTTTAGAAATAGGTAATGACGTCACGCGTCTCTAGAAATGTTCACCATTTTCAGAAAAGGATGATGACGCCAGggacgggtgacgccatcacccgcccttg from Panicum hallii strain FIL2 chromosome 3, PHallii_v3.1, whole genome shotgun sequence encodes:
- the LOC112886111 gene encoding 50S ribosomal protein L1, chloroplastic, whose protein sequence is MATAAAASASSSLLAPAASTAPAAPNALLFPSSVPSLRAYPRLLLAFRRPAAAAVADPQGAVLEEEEVDADQRGRYDDDEDDGYEGGRGPAFTPPTRPRTGKAALPLKRDRTRSKRFLEIQKLRESKKEYDVPTAISLMKQMASAKFKESAEAHFRMNLDPKYNDQQLRATVNLPKGTGQSVKIAVLTQGEKIDEARAAGADIVGGDDLIEQIKGGFMEFDKLIASPDMMPKVAGLGKILGPRGLMPNPKAGTVSPNITQAIEEFKKGKVEYRVDKTGIVHIPFGKVDFPEEDLIANFMAVVRSVERNKPSGAKGIYWKTAYLCSSMGPSIKLNIKEMLDYGSESS